The following coding sequences are from one Cervus canadensis isolate Bull #8, Minnesota chromosome 4, ASM1932006v1, whole genome shotgun sequence window:
- the ETF1 gene encoding eukaryotic peptide chain release factor subunit 1 isoform X1, whose amino-acid sequence MADDPSAADRNVEIWKIKKLIKSLEAARGNGTSMISLIIPPKDQISRVAKMLADEFGTASNIKSRVNRLSVLGAITSVQQRLKLYNKVPPNGLVVYCGTIVTEEGKEKKVNIDFEPFKPINTSLYLCDNKFHTEALTALLSDDSKFGFIVIDGSGALFGTLQGNTREVLHKFTVDLPKKHGRGGQSALRFARLRMEKRHNYVRKVAETAVQLFISGDKVNVAGLVLAGSADFKTELSQSDMFDQRLQSKVLKLVDISYGGENGFNQAIELSTEVLSNVKFIQEKKLIGRYFDEISQDTGKYCFGVEDTLKALEMGAVEILIVYENLDIMRYVLHCQGTEEEKILYLTPEQEKDKSHFTDKETGQEHELIESMPLLEWFANNYKKFGATLEIVTDKSQEGSQFVKGFGGIGGILRYRVDFQGMEYQGGDDEFFDLDDY is encoded by the exons CAATGGCACAAGCATGATATCGTTGATCATTCCTCCCAAAGACCAGATTTCACGAGTGGCAAAAATGTTAGCAGATGAGTTTGGAACTGCATCTAACATTAAGTCACGAGTAAACCGCCTTTCAGTCCTGGGAGCCATTACATCTGTACAACAAAGACTCAAACTTTATAACAAAG TACCTCCAAATGGCCTGGTTGTTTACTGTGGTACAATTGTaacagaagaaggaaaggaaaagaaagtcaaCATTGACTTTGAACCTTTCAAACCAATTAATACATCATTGTATTTGTGTGACAACAAATTCCACACAGAG GCTCTTACAGCACTACTTTCAGATGATAGCAAGTTTGGCTTCATTGTAATAGATGGTAGTGGTGCACTTTTTGGCACACTCcaaggaaatacaagagaagtcCTGCACAAATTCACTGTGGATCTCCCAAAGAAACATG GTAGAGGAGGTCAGTCAGCCTTGCGTTTTGCCCGTTTAAGAATGGAAAAGCGACATAACTATGTTCGAAAAGTAGCTGAGACTGCTGTGCAGCTGTTTATTTCTGGGGACAAGGTGAATGTGGCTGGTCTCGTTTTAGCTGGATCAGCTGACTTTAAAACTGAACTAAGTCAATCTGATATGTTTGATCAG agGTTGcaatcaaaagttttaaaattagttgATATATCTTATGGTGGTGAAAATGGATTCAATCAAGCTATTGAATTATCTACTGAAGTCCTCTCCAACGTGAAGTTCATTCAAGAGAAGAAATTAATAG GGCGATACTTCGATGAAATAAGCCAGGACACGGGCAAGTACTGTTTCGGAGTTGAAGATACACTAAAGGCTTTAGAAATGGGAGCTGTAGAGATTCTAATAGTCTATGAAAATCTGGATATCATGAGATATGTTCTTCATTGCCAAGGCACAGAAG AGGAGAAAATTCTCTATCTAActccagaacaagagaaggataagtctcattttacagacaaagag ACAGGACAAGAACATGAGCTGATTGAGAGCATGCCCcttctggagtggtttgccaacAACTATAAAAAATTTGGAGCTACTTTGGAAATTGTCACAGATAAGTCACAAGAAGGATCCCAGTTTGTCAAAGGATTTGGTGGAATTGGAG GTATCTTGCGGTACCGAGTAGATTTCCAGGGAATGGAATACCAAGGAGGAGATGATGAATTTTTTGACCTTGATGACTACTAG
- the ETF1 gene encoding eukaryotic peptide chain release factor subunit 1 isoform X2: MISLIIPPKDQISRVAKMLADEFGTASNIKSRVNRLSVLGAITSVQQRLKLYNKVPPNGLVVYCGTIVTEEGKEKKVNIDFEPFKPINTSLYLCDNKFHTEALTALLSDDSKFGFIVIDGSGALFGTLQGNTREVLHKFTVDLPKKHGRGGQSALRFARLRMEKRHNYVRKVAETAVQLFISGDKVNVAGLVLAGSADFKTELSQSDMFDQRLQSKVLKLVDISYGGENGFNQAIELSTEVLSNVKFIQEKKLIGRYFDEISQDTGKYCFGVEDTLKALEMGAVEILIVYENLDIMRYVLHCQGTEEEKILYLTPEQEKDKSHFTDKETGQEHELIESMPLLEWFANNYKKFGATLEIVTDKSQEGSQFVKGFGGIGGILRYRVDFQGMEYQGGDDEFFDLDDY; this comes from the exons ATGATATCGTTGATCATTCCTCCCAAAGACCAGATTTCACGAGTGGCAAAAATGTTAGCAGATGAGTTTGGAACTGCATCTAACATTAAGTCACGAGTAAACCGCCTTTCAGTCCTGGGAGCCATTACATCTGTACAACAAAGACTCAAACTTTATAACAAAG TACCTCCAAATGGCCTGGTTGTTTACTGTGGTACAATTGTaacagaagaaggaaaggaaaagaaagtcaaCATTGACTTTGAACCTTTCAAACCAATTAATACATCATTGTATTTGTGTGACAACAAATTCCACACAGAG GCTCTTACAGCACTACTTTCAGATGATAGCAAGTTTGGCTTCATTGTAATAGATGGTAGTGGTGCACTTTTTGGCACACTCcaaggaaatacaagagaagtcCTGCACAAATTCACTGTGGATCTCCCAAAGAAACATG GTAGAGGAGGTCAGTCAGCCTTGCGTTTTGCCCGTTTAAGAATGGAAAAGCGACATAACTATGTTCGAAAAGTAGCTGAGACTGCTGTGCAGCTGTTTATTTCTGGGGACAAGGTGAATGTGGCTGGTCTCGTTTTAGCTGGATCAGCTGACTTTAAAACTGAACTAAGTCAATCTGATATGTTTGATCAG agGTTGcaatcaaaagttttaaaattagttgATATATCTTATGGTGGTGAAAATGGATTCAATCAAGCTATTGAATTATCTACTGAAGTCCTCTCCAACGTGAAGTTCATTCAAGAGAAGAAATTAATAG GGCGATACTTCGATGAAATAAGCCAGGACACGGGCAAGTACTGTTTCGGAGTTGAAGATACACTAAAGGCTTTAGAAATGGGAGCTGTAGAGATTCTAATAGTCTATGAAAATCTGGATATCATGAGATATGTTCTTCATTGCCAAGGCACAGAAG AGGAGAAAATTCTCTATCTAActccagaacaagagaaggataagtctcattttacagacaaagag ACAGGACAAGAACATGAGCTGATTGAGAGCATGCCCcttctggagtggtttgccaacAACTATAAAAAATTTGGAGCTACTTTGGAAATTGTCACAGATAAGTCACAAGAAGGATCCCAGTTTGTCAAAGGATTTGGTGGAATTGGAG GTATCTTGCGGTACCGAGTAGATTTCCAGGGAATGGAATACCAAGGAGGAGATGATGAATTTTTTGACCTTGATGACTACTAG